One Pieris napi chromosome 22, ilPieNapi1.2, whole genome shotgun sequence genomic region harbors:
- the LOC125060818 gene encoding putative inorganic phosphate cotransporter isoform X2 encodes MKLHFKFFDAIPARFIVALMLFFACWINYMLRVNMSVNIIAMVPEDKTTKTVESECKAVANDVSLHNDTDITKQLRQPDGVVIFSWTNQEQAYVLSGYFWGYAITSLISGTAAELWGPRRVVFVTMFISAVLTIISPQAARLHYMVLVAVRFFIGLAAGFLFPALHALVARWAPPTEKGRFVSALLGGAIGTVVTWSLTGPLIETFGWDFAFYVPGIIAALWCVAWWFLVYDSPVLHPRISEAEKAYILEAIGDKVHSDSTTKIVPPFKKIFTSLPFLAMIVLHYGNNWGIYFVMTAAPKYVSSALGFNLTSTGTISSLPYLARMIFSLIFGAIGDRIVKRNMVSTTFMRKFFSLFSHVLPGLLLIGLGYTGCAPILSIALITFSMGSNGAATLTNLVNHQDLAPNFAATLYGIANGIGNTAGFVTPLVTAYFTKNGNGFAEWRPVFFTGASLYIIAAIYFILFGTGETQKWNYIEPEEDKRPSASSNDTTITIQVKN; translated from the exons GGTAGAAAGCGAATGCAAGGCCGTGGCAAATGACGTTTCATTACATAATGATACAGATATCACAAAGCAGTTGCGTCAG cCGGACGGTGTCGTCATTTTCTCATGGACGAACCAAGAACAAGCGTATGTCCTGTCTGGGTACTTCTGGGGCTATGCAATCACAAGTCTTATCAGTGGAACAGCAGCTGAGTTGTGGGGCCCGAGAAGAGTTGTCTTCGTGACGATGTTCATCAGCGCAGTTTTAACGATCATCAGCCCACAAGCAGCGAGACTTCACTATATGGTCCTTGTAGCTGTTCGATTTTTTATTGGATTAGCGGCG GGCTTTCTTTTTCCGGCACTACACGCCCTAGTGGCACGTTGGGCGCCGCCCACCGAAAAAGGACGATTCGTGAGCGCCCTTTTGGGAGGCGCGATTGGTACTGTGGTCACGTGGTCTCTCACTGGACCTCTTATTGAGACATTTGGCTGGGATTTTGCATTTTATGTACCag GAATAATAGCAGCGTTGTGGTGCGTGGCGTGGTGGTTTCTTGTGTATGACTCGCCCGTATTGCATCCTAGGATATCTGAAGCGGAAAAGGCGTATATTTTAGAAGCGATTGGTGATAAAGTTCATAGTGACAGTACAACAAAA ATTGTGCCGcccttcaaaaaaatatttacatctCTGCCATTTTTGGCCATGATTGTCCTGCATTACGGTAACAATTGGGGAATATATTTCGTGATGACCGCAGCACCTAAATACGTCTCAAGTGCACTTGGCTTCAACCTGACGTCCACTGGTACTATCTCTTCATTGCCATATTTGGCACGGATGATCTTCTCACTCATATTTGGAGCCATTGGTGACAG AATCGTAAAACGCAACATGGTATCTACCACGTTCATGAGGAAGTTCTTCAGCCTGTTCTCTCACGTATTGCCTGGGCTGCTTCTAATAGGACTTGGTTATACTGGATGCGCGCCAATCCTCTCAATAGCGCTCATTACTTTCTCTATGGGTTCGAACGGTGCGGCAACACTGACGAATCTTGTCAACCATCAAGATTTGGCGCCAAACTTCGCCGCTACGTTGTACGGAATTGCTAATGGAATCGGAAATACTGCCGGTTTTGTTACACCACTAGTCACCGCGTACTTCACTAAAAATGGA aatggTTTTGCGGAATGGAGACCAGTATTCTTCACCGGTGCCTCACTCTATATCATAGCTGCGATATACTTTATTCTCTTTGGAACGGGTGAAACGCAAAAATGGAATTATATCGAGCCAGAAGAGGACAAAAGACCAAGCGCTAGCTCAAACGATACCACAATTACAATCCAAGTTAAAAATTAA